A region of Pyxidicoccus parkwaysis DNA encodes the following proteins:
- a CDS encoding IS1182 family transposase, translated as MDRWTPEVACSEREERLLKLAGKSRRLLVFLRRHRHELFDEAFQAELEGMYRQTGQGEAPQPPALLCMALLLQGYLQVSDAEAVRLSATDRCWRVVLGTLVPDDDAPAFSQGGLQQFRERLIHHDMDRRLLERTVEVAKKTKAFDWKKLPATLRLAVDSRPLEGAGRVEDTFNLLGHAGKKLAEGAARLLGTDVEEVCRQARAPVLLGTSVKAALDIDWSDADEKQDALNRLVRQVDRLAAWVARHVDGAEEAPLRRYIEALGQVKAQDLEPVEAGGVRLRQGVAPDRRISIEDEEMRHGRKSKSKRFNGYKQHIGTHLDAELVLACTVTPANRPEEEATPELKKDLRRLGLEPDAVFIDRAYVNSELTEEVKQAGGEVVCKPWPGRGARPGLYGKKDFAVDVKAGTITCPAGQVEAFEPGHVVQFDPEVCGACALRAQCTHAASGRGRSVRLGEDEGLQKRLRRLQGTRSGRAKLRERVPVEHQLAHLSQRQGSRARYRGTRKNTFDLRRLCALQNLETIHRRIDEQRRLAA; from the coding sequence ATGGACCGATGGACGCCCGAGGTCGCGTGTAGCGAGAGGGAAGAGCGGCTGCTGAAGCTGGCGGGCAAGAGCCGCAGGCTCCTGGTCTTCCTGCGACGGCATCGCCATGAGTTGTTCGACGAGGCCTTCCAGGCGGAATTGGAGGGCATGTACCGGCAGACGGGCCAGGGCGAGGCTCCCCAGCCCCCGGCCCTGCTGTGCATGGCGCTGCTGCTGCAAGGCTACCTGCAAGTCTCCGATGCGGAGGCCGTCCGGCTGTCGGCCACGGACCGGTGCTGGCGTGTGGTGCTGGGCACGCTGGTGCCCGACGATGACGCACCCGCCTTCTCGCAGGGAGGCTTGCAGCAGTTCCGCGAGCGACTCATCCACCACGACATGGACCGGCGCCTGCTGGAGCGCACGGTGGAGGTGGCCAAGAAGACGAAGGCCTTCGACTGGAAGAAGCTGCCGGCGACGCTGCGATTGGCGGTGGACAGCCGCCCTTTAGAGGGAGCCGGGCGGGTTGAAGACACCTTCAACCTGCTCGGCCACGCGGGGAAGAAGCTCGCCGAGGGCGCCGCCCGTCTGCTGGGCACGGACGTGGAGGAAGTCTGCCGCCAGGCTCGGGCGCCGGTGCTGCTGGGTACCAGCGTGAAGGCGGCGCTGGACATCGACTGGAGCGATGCCGACGAGAAGCAGGACGCATTGAATCGTCTGGTACGGCAGGTGGACCGGCTGGCGGCATGGGTGGCGCGGCACGTGGACGGGGCCGAAGAGGCGCCGCTGCGCCGCTACATCGAGGCGCTCGGACAGGTGAAGGCGCAGGACTTGGAGCCGGTGGAAGCAGGTGGGGTGCGCCTGCGCCAGGGCGTTGCCCCCGACAGACGCATCTCAATCGAAGACGAAGAGATGCGGCATGGGCGTAAAAGCAAGAGCAAGCGTTTCAATGGCTACAAGCAGCACATCGGCACGCATCTGGATGCGGAGCTGGTGCTGGCGTGTACGGTGACGCCCGCCAACCGACCCGAAGAGGAGGCCACCCCGGAGCTGAAGAAAGACTTGCGGCGGCTGGGCCTGGAGCCGGACGCGGTGTTCATTGATAGGGCATACGTGAACAGCGAGCTGACCGAGGAGGTGAAGCAGGCCGGTGGAGAGGTGGTGTGCAAGCCATGGCCCGGGCGCGGTGCCAGGCCGGGCCTGTATGGCAAGAAGGACTTCGCGGTGGACGTGAAGGCGGGCACCATTACCTGCCCGGCCGGTCAGGTGGAGGCCTTCGAGCCCGGGCACGTGGTGCAGTTCGACCCGGAGGTGTGCGGGGCGTGCGCGCTGCGCGCCCAATGCACGCACGCGGCCTCCGGACGCGGCAGGAGCGTCCGGCTGGGCGAGGACGAGGGCCTGCAGAAGCGACTGCGAAGGCTGCAAGGCACGCGCTCGGGACGGGCGAAGCTGCGCGAGCGGGTGCCCGTCGAGCACCAGCTCGCCCACCTCAGCCAGCGCCAGGGCTCGCGGGCTCGCTACCGCGGCACCCGGAAGAACACCTTCGACCTTCGCAGGCTCTGTGCGCTCCAGAACCTGGAGACCATCCATCGCCGCATCGACGAGCAGCGGCGTCTTGCGGCCTGA
- a CDS encoding FAD-binding oxidoreductase, with the protein MSSSELPADFLRAIAEGFPPDFLTREPGELQEFGRDWTRVYTPAPSAVVRPRSTDEVSRLLALCNQHRVAVVPSGGRTGLAGGAVAARGEVVLSLQRMARMGPVDLLGNTVRVQAGAVTEAVHHHCAEHGLTWPVDFASKGSSTVGGNIATNAGGVKVIKYGLTRQWVLGLQVVTAQGQVLELNGALEKNNTGTDLRQLFIGSEGTLGVITEATLKLTQLPGKLDVFLFAVPDVAAVLRLFRDARQQTAFGISAYEFFTDKCLARLQRHRKLRSPFDASSGCYVLLEAEPRDAAAVEAWLASLFERGLVTDGTQAQGASQAAELWALREGISESLSATGLPHKNDISLPVAGLEGFCAELESVFAARYPGWEICLFGHIGDGNLHVNIMKPDDMEKAEFLSRTKQADPTMFELVKKHAGSISAEHGIGLLKKDYLGYSRSPAELELLRALKKSLDPQGILNPGKVIDA; encoded by the coding sequence ATGTCCTCCTCCGAGCTCCCCGCCGACTTCCTCCGCGCCATCGCCGAGGGCTTTCCTCCGGACTTCCTCACCCGGGAGCCGGGTGAGTTGCAGGAGTTCGGCCGCGACTGGACGCGCGTCTACACGCCGGCCCCCAGCGCCGTGGTGCGCCCGCGCAGCACGGACGAGGTGTCCCGCCTGCTGGCGCTGTGCAACCAGCACCGCGTGGCGGTGGTGCCCTCCGGAGGCCGCACGGGCCTGGCGGGCGGCGCGGTGGCGGCCCGGGGCGAGGTGGTGCTGTCCCTCCAGCGCATGGCGCGCATGGGCCCGGTGGACCTGCTCGGCAACACGGTGCGCGTGCAGGCGGGCGCGGTGACGGAGGCCGTGCACCACCACTGCGCCGAGCACGGCCTCACCTGGCCGGTGGACTTCGCTTCCAAGGGCTCCAGCACCGTGGGCGGCAACATCGCCACCAACGCGGGCGGGGTGAAGGTCATCAAGTACGGCCTCACCCGCCAGTGGGTGCTGGGGCTCCAGGTCGTCACCGCGCAGGGCCAGGTGCTGGAGCTCAACGGCGCGCTGGAGAAGAACAACACCGGCACGGACTTGCGGCAGCTCTTCATCGGCAGCGAGGGCACGCTGGGCGTCATCACCGAGGCCACCCTCAAGCTGACGCAGCTTCCCGGCAAGCTGGACGTGTTCCTCTTCGCGGTGCCGGACGTGGCCGCGGTGCTGCGGCTGTTCCGCGACGCGCGCCAGCAGACGGCCTTCGGCATCTCCGCCTACGAGTTCTTCACCGACAAGTGCCTCGCGCGCCTGCAGCGCCACCGCAAGCTGCGCTCACCGTTCGACGCGTCCAGCGGCTGCTACGTGCTGCTGGAGGCGGAGCCGCGCGACGCGGCGGCGGTGGAGGCGTGGCTGGCCTCCCTGTTCGAGCGCGGCCTCGTGACGGACGGCACCCAGGCCCAGGGTGCATCGCAGGCGGCGGAGCTCTGGGCGTTGCGCGAGGGCATCAGCGAGAGCCTGTCCGCCACGGGCCTGCCGCACAAGAACGACATCTCGCTGCCGGTGGCGGGGCTGGAGGGCTTCTGCGCGGAGCTGGAGTCCGTCTTCGCCGCGCGCTACCCGGGCTGGGAAATCTGCCTCTTCGGCCACATCGGTGACGGCAACCTGCACGTCAACATCATGAAGCCGGACGACATGGAGAAGGCCGAGTTCCTCTCCCGCACGAAGCAGGCGGACCCCACCATGTTCGAGCTGGTGAAGAAGCACGCCGGCAGCATCTCCGCCGAGCACGGCATCGGCCTGCTGAAGAAGGACTACCTCGGCTACTCGCGCTCGCCCGCGGAGCTGGAGTTGCTCCGCGCGCTGAAGAAGTCGCTGGACCCCCAGGGCATCCTCAACCCCGGGAAGGTCATCGACGCGTGA
- the serA gene encoding phosphoglycerate dehydrogenase, with protein MNTARFPSPTRPIPNTGPFRALLLENIHPSAEEMLAAEGFQVERTSSALKPEELAERLKGVHLLGIRSKTTVPAAALTHAEHLLAIGAFCIGTNQIELTAANNHGIPVFNAPFSNTRSVAEMVVAEVIVLTRQLFDRSREVHTGQWRKVATGSHEVRGKTLGIIGYGHIGSQLGVLAESLGMRVLYFDVMTKLPLGNAQAATTLDELLAVSDFVTLHVPALPSTHMMMGADQLAKMKKGACLINASRGTVVDIPALAKALRSKHLGGAAVDVYPEEPESNSDGFVTELQGLPNVVLTPHIGGSTEEAQASIGKEVATSLIKLYRAGATTGAVNFPNIEAPLIPGTHRILNVHRNTPGVLRDINRIVSDLNANIHAQVLSTDANIGYLVMDLDQDVSQPVCDAIAGLETDIKTRIVS; from the coding sequence ATGAACACTGCCCGGTTCCCCTCGCCGACGCGTCCCATCCCCAACACGGGGCCCTTCCGGGCCCTGCTGCTGGAGAACATCCACCCGTCCGCGGAGGAGATGCTGGCCGCCGAGGGCTTCCAGGTGGAGCGGACCTCCTCCGCCCTCAAGCCGGAAGAGCTGGCCGAGCGCCTCAAGGGCGTGCACCTCCTGGGCATCCGCAGCAAGACGACGGTGCCCGCCGCCGCGCTGACGCACGCGGAGCACCTGCTGGCCATTGGCGCCTTCTGCATCGGCACCAACCAGATTGAGCTGACGGCGGCCAACAACCACGGCATCCCCGTGTTCAACGCGCCGTTCAGCAACACGCGCAGCGTGGCGGAGATGGTGGTGGCGGAAGTCATCGTGCTGACGCGCCAGCTCTTCGACCGCAGCCGCGAGGTGCACACCGGCCAGTGGCGCAAGGTGGCCACCGGCAGCCACGAGGTGCGCGGCAAGACGCTGGGCATCATCGGCTATGGCCACATCGGCTCGCAGCTCGGCGTGCTGGCCGAGTCGCTGGGCATGCGCGTGCTGTACTTCGACGTGATGACGAAGCTGCCGCTGGGCAACGCGCAGGCGGCCACCACACTGGACGAGCTGCTCGCGGTGTCGGACTTCGTCACGCTGCACGTGCCGGCGCTGCCGTCCACGCACATGATGATGGGCGCGGACCAGCTTGCGAAGATGAAGAAGGGCGCGTGCCTCATCAACGCCAGCCGCGGCACGGTGGTGGACATTCCCGCGCTGGCGAAGGCGCTGCGCTCCAAGCACCTGGGCGGCGCCGCGGTGGACGTCTACCCGGAGGAGCCGGAGAGCAACTCGGACGGCTTCGTCACCGAGCTGCAGGGGCTGCCCAACGTGGTCCTCACGCCCCACATCGGCGGGTCGACGGAAGAGGCGCAGGCGTCCATCGGCAAGGAGGTGGCCACCAGCCTCATCAAGCTCTACAGGGCTGGCGCCACGACGGGCGCGGTGAACTTCCCCAACATCGAGGCGCCGCTCATCCCCGGCACGCACCGCATCCTCAACGTGCACCGCAACACCCCCGGCGTGCTCCGCGACATCAACCGCATCGTCTCGGACCTCAACGCCAACATCCACGCGCAGGTGCTCAGCACGGACGCCAACATCGGCTACCTCGTCATGGACCTGGACCAGGACGTGTCCCAGCCCGTGTGCGACGCCATCGCCGGGCTGGAGACGGACATCAAGACGCGCATCGTGTCCTGA
- a CDS encoding sensor histidine kinase: MVRSRGPGVDQTRQRQLWLRAGRLPQAAVALVLPLCVIVLAGWALRGQDVLTSALPGVPAMVPASAACLMLTAVATLWLLKGSPTRHWLAGIAAALVTAAGVVTLLSYFWYPSTTQLSGLLSGHRMSPHTASVLVLLNLSLLMVDRRGWGTTRSQLLALAAMLIPLTVLLGYAFAEHRIYRLGGGIGAAPHNAAAQLVLALGILFLRPDQGPVATVTSVAAGGVMARRLLFAGLLPLAVGVLVDLGVRRGLVEARLAWPLFATTMMVALTAVVWRAARVSNRLHQEQARAWKQAGEEAELQRRLASENARLAQTAEAAAREREDVLAIVSHDLKNPLATVRLSAAVLQQKLSRVPGGEALVCRVAAMDRAALHMLGLITELLDAARLDAGQPLAVEPRPEPVGEVIGEALALIEPQATRGELRLVQHLTPGLVALCDRERILQVLANLLGNAVKFTPAGGTVTVEARTEDGEARVVVRDTGPGIPEDEQPRLFERHWQSRGTARQGSGLGLYIARGLVEAHGGRLWVESRTGAGSTFSFTLPLPPGRRLPHPALDSPGAEV; encoded by the coding sequence ATGGTTCGAAGCAGAGGGCCGGGCGTGGACCAGACGCGACAGCGACAGCTCTGGCTCAGGGCGGGACGGCTGCCGCAGGCTGCCGTGGCCCTCGTGCTTCCCCTCTGCGTCATCGTGCTGGCCGGCTGGGCACTCCGGGGCCAGGACGTACTCACCTCCGCCCTTCCCGGCGTGCCAGCCATGGTGCCCGCCTCCGCCGCGTGCCTGATGCTCACGGCCGTGGCCACCCTCTGGCTGCTGAAGGGCAGCCCCACCCGTCACTGGCTGGCCGGCATCGCCGCGGCGCTCGTGACGGCCGCGGGCGTCGTCACCCTCCTGTCCTACTTCTGGTACCCGAGCACCACGCAGCTCTCCGGACTGCTGTCGGGACACCGCATGTCGCCGCACACCGCGTCGGTGCTGGTGCTGCTCAACCTGTCCCTGCTCATGGTGGACCGCAGGGGATGGGGCACGACGCGCTCGCAGCTGCTCGCCCTGGCCGCCATGCTCATCCCCCTTACGGTGCTGCTCGGCTACGCCTTCGCGGAGCACCGCATCTACCGCCTGGGTGGCGGCATCGGCGCCGCGCCCCACAACGCCGCGGCGCAGCTCGTACTGGCCCTGGGCATTCTCTTCCTGCGCCCGGACCAGGGCCCCGTGGCCACGGTGACGTCGGTGGCCGCCGGCGGCGTCATGGCGCGCCGGCTGCTCTTCGCGGGCCTGTTGCCTCTCGCCGTCGGCGTGCTCGTGGACCTGGGCGTGCGGCGGGGACTCGTGGAGGCGCGGCTCGCCTGGCCCCTCTTCGCCACGACGATGATGGTGGCGCTGACGGCCGTGGTGTGGCGCGCCGCGCGAGTGAGCAACCGTCTGCACCAGGAGCAGGCCCGCGCCTGGAAGCAGGCGGGCGAGGAGGCCGAGCTCCAGCGCCGCCTCGCCTCGGAGAACGCACGCCTCGCCCAGACCGCGGAGGCCGCCGCGCGCGAGCGCGAGGACGTGCTCGCCATCGTCTCCCACGACCTGAAGAACCCGCTGGCCACGGTGCGCCTGAGCGCTGCCGTGCTCCAGCAGAAGCTGAGCCGGGTGCCCGGCGGCGAGGCCCTGGTGTGCCGCGTGGCCGCCATGGACCGGGCCGCGCTGCACATGCTTGGCCTCATCACCGAGCTGCTGGACGCCGCCCGCCTCGACGCGGGCCAGCCGCTGGCCGTGGAGCCCCGGCCCGAGCCCGTGGGCGAAGTCATTGGCGAGGCGCTCGCCCTGATTGAGCCCCAGGCCACGCGCGGCGAATTGCGGCTCGTGCAGCACCTGACACCGGGGCTGGTGGCCCTGTGCGACCGCGAACGCATCCTCCAGGTCCTGGCCAACCTGCTGGGCAACGCGGTGAAGTTCACTCCCGCGGGCGGCACGGTGACGGTGGAAGCCCGCACCGAAGACGGCGAGGCCCGCGTCGTGGTGCGCGACACCGGCCCGGGCATTCCCGAGGACGAGCAGCCCCGCCTCTTCGAGCGCCACTGGCAGTCCCGAGGCACCGCCCGCCAGGGCAGCGGCCTGGGCCTCTACATCGCCCGGGGGCTCGTGGAAGCGCACGGCGGCCGGCTCTGGGTGGAGAGCCGTACCGGCGCCGGCAGCACATTCTCCTTCACCCTCCCCCTGCCACCCGGCCGGCGGCTCCCTCACCCCGCGCTTGACAGCCCTGGAGCCGAGGTCTAA
- a CDS encoding serine/threonine-protein kinase has translation MKTPETPVPASRPVPTVITEEEAALGAPDGRHTLFHVEDTRYDFVRVLERRHDGEVLMLAERHEKHGLPGPVAIRRLHTPSTFERRQRLKEEVQLSYRLNHPAIAQVHHFKIHERKPYVIMEYVDGPTLDGVMSLMALRHRPVSIAFALYVGAEVADALHHAHQLSDEAGRPLGLVHRDVSPRNISVSRNGAVKLTHFGTAWSRMVGREETQGALRKGDIAYASPEYLRVLRLTPVADLYSLGLVLLELATGRHLFQDAMEEAAESLRDLPVKVSVEELPSLPLTRLLALMASCTPNEVVRAVAGLPRDFQAVLQRALRRAPAERYPTAGQMRDALRACLAQVSQDSSYGRQEAAAELAQLISEASAARDEAELGDERLFPSGLESHELDAPRAGGKRRA, from the coding sequence ATGAAGACCCCCGAGACTCCCGTGCCTGCATCGCGTCCCGTGCCCACCGTCATCACGGAAGAGGAGGCGGCCCTTGGAGCCCCTGACGGACGCCATACCCTCTTCCACGTGGAGGACACGCGCTACGACTTCGTCCGTGTCCTGGAGCGGCGGCATGACGGCGAGGTGTTGATGCTGGCCGAGCGCCACGAGAAGCACGGGCTGCCTGGCCCTGTCGCCATCCGACGGCTTCACACCCCCTCCACTTTCGAGCGCCGGCAGCGCCTGAAGGAGGAGGTGCAGCTGTCCTACCGGCTCAATCATCCGGCCATTGCCCAGGTGCACCACTTCAAGATTCATGAGCGCAAGCCGTACGTCATCATGGAGTACGTGGATGGGCCCACCCTGGATGGAGTCATGAGCCTCATGGCGTTACGGCACCGGCCCGTCTCCATCGCCTTCGCGCTGTATGTCGGCGCGGAGGTGGCCGACGCGCTCCATCATGCGCACCAACTCTCCGACGAAGCCGGTCGGCCGCTGGGGCTGGTGCACCGCGACGTCAGCCCTCGCAACATCAGTGTGAGCAGGAACGGTGCGGTGAAGCTCACGCACTTCGGCACGGCCTGGTCGCGCATGGTGGGCCGCGAGGAAACGCAGGGTGCTCTCCGCAAGGGAGACATCGCCTATGCCTCGCCGGAATATCTGCGGGTGCTGCGGCTGACCCCCGTGGCGGACCTCTACTCGCTCGGGCTGGTGCTGCTGGAGCTCGCCACCGGGCGTCATCTCTTCCAGGACGCCATGGAGGAGGCCGCCGAGTCTCTGCGCGACCTGCCCGTGAAGGTCAGCGTGGAGGAGCTGCCCTCCCTGCCCCTGACGAGGCTCCTCGCGCTCATGGCGTCATGCACGCCCAATGAGGTTGTCCGGGCCGTGGCGGGGTTGCCTCGGGACTTCCAGGCGGTACTCCAGCGGGCCTTGCGCCGCGCGCCCGCCGAGCGTTACCCCACGGCCGGACAGATGCGTGATGCATTGCGCGCCTGTCTTGCCCAGGTGTCGCAGGACAGCTCCTACGGGCGCCAGGAGGCGGCGGCGGAGCTGGCTCAGCTCATCAGTGAGGCAAGCGCGGCCCGGGACGAGGCAGAGCTGGGGGACGAGCGCCTGTTTCCCTCGGGGCTGGAGTCGCATGAGCTCGATGCTCCGCGAGCAGGCGGGAAACGCCGGGCATAG
- a CDS encoding helix-turn-helix domain-containing protein, with the protein MDEQLGMTVGKATREARARLGLTQVEVAAMVDMHPMVYSRVERGKMVPSTGMLRKLSMALRTPTDELLGLARPDKEARRGAQKEPPLLRRLMTLARELDDEKLEALVVMARALSR; encoded by the coding sequence ATGGATGAACAACTGGGAATGACGGTGGGCAAGGCGACCCGAGAAGCGCGAGCGCGCCTGGGACTGACGCAGGTGGAGGTGGCCGCCATGGTGGACATGCACCCCATGGTCTACAGCCGCGTGGAGCGCGGGAAGATGGTGCCCAGCACAGGCATGCTGCGGAAGCTGAGCATGGCCCTGCGCACGCCCACCGACGAGCTGCTGGGACTGGCCCGGCCCGACAAGGAGGCCCGACGCGGCGCTCAGAAGGAGCCACCCCTGCTGCGCCGGCTCATGACACTGGCGCGGGAGCTGGACGACGAGAAGCTGGAAGCGCTCGTCGTCATGGCCCGTGCCTTGTCACGCTAG
- a CDS encoding helix-turn-helix domain-containing protein, translating to MDEVAAIELGQKLRSARLRAGLSTTQVADSAALPAEAYARMERGKLLPTLRALDALCQILHIRPAWLQRPSVPAP from the coding sequence GTGGATGAAGTCGCGGCGATAGAGCTCGGCCAGAAACTCCGAAGCGCGCGGTTGCGCGCGGGACTCTCAACGACCCAGGTGGCGGACAGCGCCGCCCTGCCGGCCGAAGCCTACGCGCGCATGGAGCGAGGCAAGCTGCTCCCCACCCTTCGCGCGCTCGATGCCCTCTGCCAAATCCTGCACATCCGCCCCGCGTGGCTGCAGCGCCCTTCCGTCCCAGCGCCCTGA
- a CDS encoding serine/threonine protein kinase: MRGPLFAAIEQGTDIGGFAVEGLLGQGGCGAVFRARRGGESFALKLQSLSELGGWAQREVSILTRLGHPNVVRFHACGLWPDKAPRWFYIAMELVEGRALNEWVSQENPSARRAVRLVRDLARGLAAAHGSEVLHRDVKESNVVVRDTTGEAVLVDFGVGTYPGAPRLTREVLPPGTQQYRSPEALAFRRAHAGDDAAHYVATAADDLYALGVLFYWVLTDRHPFAAPSTATEVEAVISRPPVAPHVTNPRVPPALGALCMRLLEKRPEARFPSAGALAEALEVELAGADDAWDVPLCESKDSAPAAPQMALDDEEAAWLLGGEGGGGVPRRGRLPQADRMVPDVPGPLASVAVAPSAPSPETSRARSRLTWAVLVGLVVGLIVALAWAFSREQAGPPLAVGREMAPSAPSLESEKAAASPSPTVSTPAVVAPPAAHVQKEESPVKQTVSPAATSEQPRPARRAGALTRVAATAAACTALACPSGPQYRGAPPVEPCPAGAVEAMKKLGVEVGDTDIGLIPLPEPGMPEQPVLVREGWVRIRVGGELKQLNNATVSGRFIVSERVYGRFTEARTKRGENVPVCLEMYDRQESGRGVRREPGNTDVDSARIWSTVELRAVDHFE; the protein is encoded by the coding sequence ATGAGAGGCCCATTGTTCGCGGCCATCGAGCAGGGCACGGACATCGGTGGTTTCGCCGTGGAGGGACTGCTGGGCCAGGGCGGTTGTGGTGCCGTCTTCCGTGCCCGGCGCGGTGGCGAGTCCTTCGCGCTCAAGTTGCAGTCGCTCTCCGAGCTGGGCGGTTGGGCGCAGCGCGAGGTGTCCATCCTCACGCGCCTGGGGCACCCCAATGTCGTGCGCTTCCACGCATGCGGGCTGTGGCCGGACAAGGCGCCCCGGTGGTTCTACATCGCCATGGAGTTGGTGGAGGGGCGCGCGCTGAACGAATGGGTTTCGCAGGAGAATCCCAGCGCTCGCCGGGCGGTACGTCTGGTGCGGGACCTCGCGCGTGGCCTGGCGGCGGCCCATGGCAGCGAGGTTCTGCATCGGGACGTGAAGGAGAGCAATGTCGTGGTACGCGACACCACCGGCGAGGCGGTGCTGGTGGACTTCGGCGTGGGCACCTACCCGGGGGCGCCGCGCCTGACCCGGGAGGTGCTGCCACCCGGAACACAGCAGTACCGCAGTCCAGAGGCGCTGGCCTTCCGCAGAGCGCATGCGGGTGATGATGCCGCGCACTACGTCGCCACGGCGGCGGATGACCTCTATGCCCTGGGCGTCCTCTTCTACTGGGTGCTCACGGACAGACACCCATTCGCCGCCCCCTCCACGGCGACAGAAGTGGAAGCCGTCATTTCAAGGCCGCCGGTGGCGCCCCATGTGACGAATCCAAGGGTGCCTCCCGCGCTGGGGGCCCTCTGCATGCGGTTACTGGAGAAGCGGCCGGAAGCGCGCTTTCCCAGCGCGGGCGCTCTGGCGGAAGCGCTGGAGGTGGAACTGGCAGGAGCGGATGACGCGTGGGACGTGCCGCTCTGTGAGAGCAAGGACTCCGCGCCGGCCGCACCGCAGATGGCTCTCGACGACGAAGAGGCGGCGTGGCTGCTGGGAGGGGAGGGTGGAGGAGGAGTGCCGCGCCGGGGCCGGCTGCCGCAGGCCGACCGCATGGTGCCGGATGTGCCTGGTCCTCTCGCGTCCGTGGCGGTGGCGCCGAGCGCACCTTCCCCGGAAACTTCACGGGCGCGAAGCCGTCTCACGTGGGCCGTCCTCGTGGGGCTTGTGGTGGGCCTCATCGTGGCGTTGGCGTGGGCTTTCTCCAGGGAGCAGGCGGGTCCACCTCTGGCCGTCGGAAGGGAAATGGCGCCCTCCGCCCCGTCGCTGGAGAGTGAGAAGGCCGCAGCCTCGCCGTCTCCGACGGTTTCCACTCCTGCGGTCGTCGCCCCGCCAGCGGCGCATGTGCAGAAAGAAGAGTCACCCGTGAAGCAGACTGTCTCTCCTGCCGCTACATCCGAGCAGCCACGTCCGGCCCGCCGCGCCGGAGCCCTGACTCGCGTTGCCGCCACTGCCGCAGCTTGCACGGCCCTGGCCTGCCCCAGTGGACCGCAGTACCGCGGGGCACCTCCCGTCGAGCCGTGTCCTGCAGGAGCAGTGGAGGCCATGAAGAAGCTGGGTGTCGAAGTGGGTGATACGGACATCGGGCTCATCCCTCTCCCGGAGCCCGGCATGCCGGAGCAGCCCGTCCTCGTGCGCGAGGGCTGGGTCCGTATCCGCGTGGGAGGAGAGCTGAAGCAATTGAACAATGCGACAGTGAGCGGACGGTTCATCGTGAGTGAGCGTGTCTATGGCCGCTTCACCGAAGCCCGGACGAAGCGAGGCGAAAATGTCCCCGTCTGCCTGGAGATGTATGACCGGCAGGAAAGCGGTCGCGGCGTGCGCCGTGAGCCGGGCAATACGGACGTGGACTCCGCGCGCATCTGGTCCACCGTGGAGCTGAGAGCGGTGGACCACTTCGAGTGA
- a CDS encoding DUF2381 family protein, which translates to MVLLTCVLLIVPDAAAQTEGDPWAPSTRRISLAPQRTGPPPQVRISPGVGTLILFDSPVARVELAGRERFARVRLDADTLTLLPLPGLDAGEELRLTVYFADGAVPTSADFLLVVNATLAERQVEVFRHPRSATALQAELEERGVEVRRLRDDVARLQAAQALPEGLAGLLATGLMDKNGVQARPLRAEVVLHSSSALTVRDAVTFRAARSIAFKAQFANVRAAEAWMAEGAALQAKDGTALRVLRVWQAAPIPPGEAGPLVVEAEATATLSSGPYTLTVWAAGHKRSVILGNIHFP; encoded by the coding sequence GTGGTCCTGCTGACGTGTGTCCTGCTCATCGTGCCGGACGCCGCCGCTCAGACGGAGGGAGACCCATGGGCCCCAAGCACCCGCCGCATCAGCCTGGCGCCGCAACGTACGGGCCCACCTCCCCAGGTGCGTATCAGCCCTGGAGTGGGAACGCTGATACTCTTCGATTCGCCCGTTGCCCGGGTGGAATTGGCCGGACGTGAGCGCTTCGCGCGGGTGCGGCTGGACGCGGACACGCTGACGTTACTTCCATTGCCGGGCCTCGACGCGGGGGAGGAGTTGAGGCTCACTGTGTACTTCGCCGATGGGGCAGTGCCCACGAGTGCGGACTTCCTCCTCGTGGTGAATGCCACCCTGGCCGAGCGGCAGGTAGAGGTATTCCGCCACCCGCGTTCCGCTACGGCTCTCCAGGCCGAGCTGGAGGAGAGAGGCGTGGAGGTGCGGCGCCTCCGCGATGACGTTGCACGTTTGCAGGCGGCTCAGGCTCTGCCTGAGGGACTCGCCGGACTGCTTGCCACCGGCCTCATGGACAAGAATGGCGTCCAGGCGCGTCCGCTTCGTGCGGAGGTTGTGCTGCATTCGAGCAGCGCGCTCACCGTGCGAGATGCCGTCACCTTTCGCGCCGCCCGTAGCATCGCGTTCAAGGCGCAGTTCGCAAATGTTCGTGCAGCCGAGGCGTGGATGGCGGAGGGCGCGGCGTTGCAGGCGAAGGATGGGACCGCACTCCGAGTGCTCCGCGTATGGCAGGCAGCGCCTATTCCGCCGGGAGAGGCGGGCCCGTTGGTGGTGGAAGCGGAAGCCACGGCCACCCTCAGCTCAGGGCCCTACACGCTGACGGTCTGGGCCGCGGGCCACAAGCGCTCCGTCATCCTGGGCAACATCCATTTCCCGTAG